TCCTATCCTATCtatcctatatatatatctatctataatattatatatatatatatatatatatatatatcatatatataatatatatattatttaaaaaaaccactgttttactgttactgcttttacttaactgttatttatttcaaactaaattcttcataaggttttagatttacatattgcatagttcactgttacttggtttttatttaactgttactggttttatttaactgttatttatacctgtgtgtatatagtgttaaaataggatatcttataggtgtatagggttaaagttttgttttcttgctatcacttactatctcacttaccgtttgggagctgctgtaacgaaaacaatttccctgcagggattaataaagtatgtctgattcgttttgtttgttttttttacctcttttacttatattttatatttcatgtttattgctgtttgcactggGATAAGAGAGAAACAATTTTAATtatctgtatgtcctgtacatatggcagcattgatagataataaagttgacttgaacttgaaatatgtgttttaatatttacattttaaaagaacaaaaactaaacagtgaacagtgagaataaatgaTTTAGAACTTACAGGTTATTGCACAGGTAACTGTTGTGTTTAGTTGTTTTGGCGTACAGTACAGTGTTGTGATGGATCTGCAGTGATGTTTCCTGCCCGGTGTAGTCTGTTTCTGTCCCGTTTGGTGGCAAACCGAACCAAACAGTGATTGATGAGCACAGAACGGACTGAATTGGATCAGCAGTTCCTCAGGCAGGTTGAGCTTCCTGAGCTGGCACAGGAAGTACATCCTCCGCTCTCCTGGAAGATTGTGGATCCCAGAAATCTTTCTGTGTTGTCGGTTACGGTGACGGGCCGCAGGGTTGGGCTGTTCCTCCCGAGGTCCAACAAAAAGGTATTACACCTGCATTGTATTTAAGATGcagcaaataaaaccaaatatgTAACTGCAGAGCCAGCAGAGGTAAATGAAACAATGAGACACCAACATACTGGAATAACAAAAGctattttttattcacacatttacatacatgtacagTTTTGTCAAGTAATTTCAGATcttgagaaaagaaaacatactgaAATATGGCACACCACTCAACCTTTGTACCCTGAATTAATATGCCTATTCCCGCAGGAGGAAAactgtgtttcatatttatagATAGTGTACTTCGATATGTTATTAGAGCAACTCTGAAAACAAAGTAAGCACAATCATCAGCCATTGGATGTGAGGTTCCAGGCACAGGGATGATCCATAGTGACCCACCACGAAGTGCATCGACCAGTCAGACTCGAGGAGGCGCGTGTTGTCCTCCACTGCTCTGGTGAGAATTATGCATTACTCTCCAGCAGAGCTTCAAAATCTGGTGAGCAAACcattttgtgtttgatgttCCCCAATACAGACAAGTCACCCGTTCTTCCCTCTGTACCAATAGAGACCAGCTCCTGAGAACGGAGAGTAAAGCACGTCAGAAATGTTCAATTCAAATAGAAAAGttatagacacaaacacagacactttaATGAATACACCATCATACCTGAAGGAAAGCGCACGATGCTCCAAGAGACACATCAAGCGTCACGTGTCCCAGTATGAGCTGTACACGGCCGGACTTCCTCACCAGCATCTTTCCCACGAGACCCTCCCGCAGGTCTTTCAGATTGCAGGTGCTCTCTtcagcttcctcttcctgttaaacatcaaaacactgtttaccatcagccataacattatgaccactgacaggtCAAGTTAATACttaataacactgattatcttgTTATCCTGTCAGTGGGCGGGATATATGAGGTGACATTGACGAGGACTGTGATGGTGGAGGCAGTTTGATGCTTTGGGAaatgttctgctgggaaactTTGGGTTCTGCCATTCATGTGGGTGTTACATTAACATGTAGGTCTGATCCATGGAGGTCCcaggacttaaaggatctgctgctaacaGCTTTTGCCAGATACCATAGAACACCTCAGAGGTCTAGTGGAGTCCTGGCAAAAGGGGGACCTACACAACATTAGGCAGGTGGTCATAACGTTATGAATGATCGATTAAAAGCTATATCTACCTGAGACTCTGTTTTCAGTAGCACAGACTGTCCGTCCTCTGACTGAACCTCCGTTTTCACCGGTCTGTGCTCTGTGGTCGGGGGCTGGCCGGGCAGCGAGTCGGGCAGCTGCATGAAGAACAGCTCTTCGCCTTTGCCCAGACTCCACCTGTGCAGCAGATCAGGCAGAACTTCAGGCtcggggagaggaggaggcttgTAGGTTGACTCCATcttctttatttcagtttccaCCGGTTCTTGTTTCACTGAAAAGCACATGCAcgaaaatgtgtatttttagagGGAGCTCGGATCTTTTAGTTTCATCTCATTGCAAGATATTCACAGAAATGATGCAAGATACCTTCAACTGTAGCCTCCATGGGCTCAGCATCCTCCTCTACCTTCTCAATTTTAACATCGGAGGTGCTAAATTCCTCCTTGAATCCCCATCCCGACACGGCGAGGGGAAGCTGGACAGGGCAGCTCCTCTGTTCACTCCTCAGGTAGGGATCGTCTATAAACTGCATATAGGAGAGGaaagttaaaacaacaaataaaactacTTAATAAAAGACGACTGACAATAACTGGACTCACATTATCTCTCTCCAGACTGCGGAGAATCTCTTTGGTCTCCTCTTCGGTCTCTcgcttttcctttttaatgttgATGATGGGTGAGGGTCCCACGCTCGGAGCCTCTTTCTCACTCTCGTAGATacctgtgtgtgacacagagatcCACTCAAACCTAAATCAGACACAGTTCTGCTCGTGTGATGATGAAAAGCGATTACCCAGCTGAGCTCCTACCTTTCTTTTTAACCATCATCTCTGCAGGTCCCTGTTCGAAAATAGAGTGAGACTGGATGATCTCTCCACGGCCCCGGCCTCGGCCTCTCTCTCCACGACCTCGACCTCGTtctccatccttcctctctctcctcggcCCGCTCTCAACTTTTGTTCTGTTATGACAAAGAAGTCACTAGTCAGTCAGgtaaatctatttttttctgacataaTTTGTCTCTCAAAGTCAGTTATGAACTCACTCTTCTTTGGCTTTTCGGCCGATAATGTTGGGCgtgaatgttttctgaaaaacaaaaacaaaaaacagcgaATAAGTGCATGAATAATTAGAAAATTAGGGCAATAATTAGAAACCGTATCACAAATCATTCACTGAATATCTTCTCCAGATCACATTAGTGTTTTTTCACGGAGGAATTACTGAGCAGCTGGTCGTGAATAATTTCCTCTAACACTTCGCGGCGGTGCGAAACAGCAGATTACCTTCTTCACTCCTCCCAGGGTGAGGTCTCTGGATCGCATCGAGGGGAGACGGCCGGGAGAGATGGCGGATGATGATCCTCGGCGGCCAATCATCAGTCCTCTCCCACTGCCTCCGGGGGTTGGCACACGTTGACCGCTGGGGTCAGATGAGCCTGAATCTGCCATCCTAAACTGAAGACACACAGCAAAAggaataataaatatgtttaaatgcaCCAAGAAGAACATTTTTAACGCAGAAAACGTCGTTTAAATCTATTAACCATGTTCTatgtatagttttttttaataatcatgaATTCCCAGGGAAGATTTAGTGGTTTGATGTCATTTTGGACAGTAAAAAACATCAGGTCGCAGACTGTGAGCATGACTGCACACACCGTCGGACTTAAGAACAGTTTTTTACCTGTCTAACTTAAAGTGTAACCGGAGTGCACTCTGCAAAATACGCA
This genomic stretch from Larimichthys crocea isolate SSNF chromosome III, L_crocea_2.0, whole genome shotgun sequence harbors:
- the polr3d gene encoding DNA-directed RNA polymerase III subunit RPC4; this translates as MADSGSSDPSGQRVPTPGGSGRGLMIGRRGSSSAISPGRLPSMRSRDLTLGGVKKKTFTPNIIGRKAKEETKVESGPRRERKDGERGRGRGERGRGRGRGEIIQSHSIFEQGPAEMMVKKKGIYESEKEAPSVGPSPIINIKKEKRETEEETKEILRSLERDNFIDDPYLRSEQRSCPVQLPLAVSGWGFKEEFSTSDVKIEKVEEDAEPMEATVEVKQEPVETEIKKMESTYKPPPLPEPEVLPDLLHRWSLGKGEELFFMQLPDSLPGQPPTTEHRPVKTEVQSEDGQSVLLKTESQEEEAEESTCNLKDLREGLVGKMLVRKSGRVQLILGHVTLDVSLGASCAFLQELVSIGTEGRTGDLSVLGNIKHKMVCSPDFEALLESNA